The genomic window AACCAGCGTCTCAGGAGGAATCGGCAGCGAGTGCACGTAACTTGCTGCGTGCGGACGCCGGATCGACGCTGTACTTGAACGCCGGCCGGTCGTTCAACACGACGTACGGGACGCGTTCGCCGTATTCGTCGCGGAGTTCGGGATCCTCGTCGACGTCCACCAGCGAGAGGTCGAGGTCGACGTCCTCCTGTGCGGCGATCGTCTCGATCGTTTCCACGGCGTCGTCACACAGGTCGCAGTTCGATCGCGTGTACACCGTCGCCTCGACCGCTGCCATACTGGCGACTCCGGGCGCTGTGGAAAAACGGGTTGCGATCCTAGCGGAGACGGGCTACGGATCGAACTCGGCCGACGGTTCGCGGTCGGCCACTGCGTCGAGGAGCGACGCGAGCGCCGCTGCGGCCGCATCGAGCAAGGCCTCCCCGCGCTGTTCGTCGGCCTGGCTCGGATCGCCAACGACGCCGCTGTCTGTGAACTCGGCGCTGTCGAAGGCGAGATTGACGCCGGCGACCCACTCGCCCCAGCCGTCGCTCGCTCCAGCGACGGCCTCCTCGATGCGATCGTCCTTGATTAGTTCCGGGGCAACGTGGCGGAGCAGCGACGTCTCGACGGGACCGGCGTGGCCCATGTCCGGGGCGTCGACGGAATCGAACCAGGTGAATGGCACTGCGTATGCGTCACCGTCGCGCGAGAGGCGGGCGGCGACCTCGCGGAGCGCATCGACGTTGCCGCCGTGGCCGTTCACGAGCACGATCCGGTCGAAGCCGTGGTGGGCGAGACTCGTCGCCGCCTCTCGGACGTAGGCGCGGAACGTGTCCTCGCTGACCCACATCGTCCCGCCGAAGTGGCGGTGTTCTTCCGAGACGCCGACCGGAATCGCCGGTGCGACGACCACGCGTTCGTCGAATCGTTCGGCGCCGGCCGCCGCGACTGCCTCGGCCGCGATAGTGTCCGTCGAAAGTGGTGCGTGGGGACCGTGTTGTTCGGTGCTCCCGACCGGCAAGAGTGCCAGCGGAGTCTCGGCGGCCTCGGCGTCGGGCCAGGTCGCCTCGGCGAGGTGCATGCCCGATCCCTCGGACCGATCGGCCTTCAACCCCGATGCTATCGCCCTGTCCGACGGCCAATCGACGGAGACGTTATCACCAGCTTCGGCACCCAGTGAACACCGATCCACACGTCCCTGCTGCCGTCTCGCGATCCAGTCCCCCGACACTTATAGTGTGGCTCGGTCCACAGAACCGACATGAGCGGCTCTCGGCCCGGCTTCCGACCCAGCGGGGTCGGCGTGGCCCTGTTGGCGTTCTCGGTAACGCGACTCCTCGTCGCGCAGACAGCCACGACGGAGGCCGGCACGTTCGTCGCTGCTTCGCTGTTTCCGCTGTCGGCTGGCCTCGGACTCACGCTCTTCGGAATCGCGATCAGCGTCGGTGGTGTCTCGCGGGGCTACGCACGGAGCGTCTGGCGGTGGACCGTTCTGGGCACCTTCGCAATGCTACTCGTCGTCGTCGCGTCCGGGCTCCACGTCATCCTGCTCGGCGATCGCCTGGGCGCGCTCTGGAGTGATTCGGGGGTGCTGGTCGCGAACGTCCTACTCGGCGGCGCGATCCTCGGCGCGTTCGTCGGCGACCGATCGGCGAGACACTGGAACACGAACGAGCGGCTCGTGCAGTACGCCGAGCGCTCGATGCTCGTCAACCGCCTCCTCCGTCACGAGATCCGCAACGTCCTCGCGATCGTGAACGGCTACGTGGCGACCAGCGACAACGACCAAGAGGAGACCACCAGAGCGATCCGCGAGTCCACCGAGGAGATCGAGCAGACGATCGAGCACGCCGGCGAGTTCGCCGCCACGACCGGGGAAATCTTCGCCGTCGAAATCGGTGACGCGATCGAGTCCGTGCTCGACGTGCTCCCCGAAGATGCCGACGTGTCAGTCGCCGGCTCGATACCGGACGGCGTCCTCGTTCGCGCCGACGACCGACTCGACCTCCTCGTCGCCGAACTGCTCGAAAACGCGTTACAGCACGCAGGCCCGGATCCGTCCGTGGACCTCGACGTCGAGGTCGGGCACCGGACCGTCGAACTCACGGTTACGGACGACGGTCCCGGACTCCCCGAACCAGCCGAGAGCGTGCTCGCCTCGCGCTCGCTCCCCGAGTACGACGATCCGTCGCTCGGATACGGCCTCCAGATGGTTCGCCTCCTCGTCGAACAGTACGACGGCGCAATCGAGGCCGACTACGCCGACGGCACCGCACTGACGGTCACGCTCCAGCGAACCCGGGAGCGCTCAACGCCTGCGCTGGCACGCGGCGTCCCGACCGTCGACCTGCACCGTGCCGGGTTCGCTGCAGTCGCCGCTGGAATCGTGATGGGCCTGTTCGTCGACCAGGTGGCGGGCCTGATGCCGGTCGTCGGGTCGCTCTATGGCGTCTCCAGTCCGGTCCTCGGCTGGGTCGCACATATCTTCCACAGCGTGCTCTTCGGCATCCTGTTCGCTGCGGGCTGTATGCTGCCGCGAATCCGCGAGGTCGCTGCGTCCCAGCGGGGACTGTTTGCACTCGGCATCGGCTGGGGGCTCTTGCTCTGGGTGTTCGCGGCCGGAATCGTCATGCCCATCTGGTTGCTGGCCGTCGGCACCAGCGCGACGATCCCCCACTTCTCGGCAATCGACCTCGTGGCGCACGTGCTCTGGGGTGCGATCCTCGGGGGCCTGTACGCCCGGTTGCCCGCCGAAACACTGCTCCCTACGTAGTCTCGCCGGATCCGATCCACCCCATTCGGAGCCGTTGCTGGGCGAGTGAGCCGGCAGTTCGATCGATCACGCTGTGAGGCTGCCATCACCGACTCACTATTGCCTTCTCGACGCTGGAGAACAGGGAACGCCGTGGAAGCGATCCGCGGCGGCAGTTCGCTCAGTCGTCGTCTTCGCTCTCGATTTCCACTTCGGTGCGGGCGCGACGCTCGGCAGCCCGCTCCACGAAGGAGTCCGGGAGTTCGTCGATTTCGCCAGCCTGCACCGCCCAGAGGTGAGCGTACAGGCCGTCGCGGGAGAGGAGGTCCTCGTGGGTCCCTCGCTCGACGATCTGGCCGCCCTCGAAGACGAGGATCTGGTCGGCGTCTTTGATCGTCGAGAGCCGGTGGGCGATCGCGAACGTCGTCCGTTCGGCCGTCAGGTCGTCGAGGGACCGCTGGATCAGCATCTCGGTCTCCGTGTCGACGTCGCTGGTGGCCTCGTCCAGAACGAGGATCTTCGGATCCTTGAGCACGGCCCGGGCGATCGCGATGCGCTGGCGCTGGCCGCCGGAGAGCTTCACACCGCGCTCGCCGACCTCGGTGTCGTACCCGTCGGGGAGGTTCTGGATGAACTCGTGGGCCTCCGCCGCCTTCGCAGCCTCGACGACCTCCTCGCGTGGCGCGTCGAAGCTACCGTAGCGGATGTTGTCCTCGACGGAGCCGTAGAACAGGTACGTGTCCTGCTGGACGTACGCGAGCTGGCGGCGGAGGCTCGGGAGCGTCACGTTCCGGACGTCCGTGCCGTCGATCCGGATTGCGCCCTGGTCGACGTCGTAGAGGCGTAGGAGGAGCTTGAGGACGGTGGACTTTCCCGCGCCGGTCGGTCCGACGAGGGCGACGGTCTCGCCGCCCTCGACCTCGAAGTCCACCGAGTCGAGAATCTGTTCCGGGGTCGAGTCGTCGACGGCGTCACCGTCAGTAGCACCAGCGTCCGCGGTATCGGCGGCCGGTTCCCCGTAGCTGAAACTCACGTCGTCGTACTCGACGGCTCCCTCGCTGACCTCGAGTTCCTTCGCGTCGAGGGACTCTTCGACGCGACCGCGTTCGTCCATCAGCCCGAAGACGCGAGCGCTGGATGCCCGCGCACGCTGGTACATGTTGATGATCTGCCCGAACTGGGCCATCGGCCAGATGAACCGCTGGGTGAGCAGAATGAACGTGACGAACTCTCCGACCGAGATCGGCTCCGTGAAGATCCACGGGGCATCGCCAGGCTCGGAGAGGACCCAGAGGCCGCCCACGAGGAACGTGGTGACGAAGCCGATGCCCGCGAGCACGCGGAGCCCGGGGAAGAACTTGATCCGGGTGTCGATGGCGTCCCAGTTCGCGTCGAAGTAGTCCATCGAGACCTCGTCGACCCGCTCGGACTCGTAGGACTCCGTCGTCGAGGCCTTGATCACCGAGATGCCCCCGAGGTTGTTCTCGAGTCGAGAGTTGACGGCGCCGACGGTCGAGCGGACCTCCTTGTACTTCGGCTGGATCGTCCGGATGAAGATGTAGGTGAACAGAGCGATGAGCGGCACGGGAAGCAAGGCGACGAGTGCGAGCTGCCAGTTGAAGTAGAAGAGGACGCCCGCGATGCCGAGCACCATGACCGAGAGCCTGAACAGCGAGTTGATGCCGTCGTTGAGGAACCGTTCGAGCCGATTGACGTCGTTGGAGAGGATCGAGAGGAGTTCGCCAGTCTGCTTGTCCGCGAAGAAGTCCATGTCCAGGCGCTGCATCGCGTCGTAGGTGTCGGTACGGATCTCGTGCTGGATGTTCTGGGCGAACGCGTTGAATCCCCAGTTTCGCGTCCAGTGAAAGAGCGCGCCGACGGCGAACGCTCCCCCGATAATGCCCACAGTCAGCCACAACTGACCCTCCTGACTCGCGGGAATCCAGGCGTCGGGGACCAACCAGATCGCCGCGAACGACTTGTCCTGTCGAAAGATCGCGTCGATCGCGAACCCGAGGAGGATCGGCGGCAGCAGATCGAGCAGCCGTGCACCGATCGAGGAGAGGATCCCGACGACGAGATAACTGATGTTCGGGCGTCCGTAGACGAGGAACAGCCGCTTCATCGGGTTCTCGACCCGCTCGCGTTGCTCTTCGAACGGATCGTCCTCGTCTGGCAGGGACCCCGCAGCCATATCTAACTGCGCTCGGCAGCCGAGCCGCTTCAGGCCTACGATTCGAAACAGTCCGTGCCCCTGCCGTCGACGGTCGTGTTGCCGTACTCGATGCGCACTGGGTCCCCACGTTCGACGCCGGCGTCCGACGCCACGCCGATCGGCACCTCGATCACGTACTGGCCATAGCCGGGGTACTCCTGGTCCTCGCCGTTCTCGTCCGGCCCCGGTTCTGGCGCGGGATTGACCGACGTGATACAGCCCTCGCTGTCGACGTAGATGATGTCGATCCCGAACGCCATCGATCGCATTACGAACGTT from Salinarchaeum sp. Harcht-Bsk1 includes these protein-coding regions:
- a CDS encoding glutaredoxin family protein, with the translated sequence MAAVEATVYTRSNCDLCDDAVETIETIAAQEDVDLDLSLVDVDEDPELRDEYGERVPYVVLNDRPAFKYSVDPASARSKLRALAADSS
- a CDS encoding creatininase family protein, with the translated sequence MHLAEATWPDAEAAETPLALLPVGSTEQHGPHAPLSTDTIAAEAVAAAGAERFDERVVVAPAIPVGVSEEHRHFGGTMWVSEDTFRAYVREAATSLAHHGFDRIVLVNGHGGNVDALREVAARLSRDGDAYAVPFTWFDSVDAPDMGHAGPVETSLLRHVAPELIKDDRIEEAVAGASDGWGEWVAGVNLAFDSAEFTDSGVVGDPSQADEQRGEALLDAAAAALASLLDAVADREPSAEFDP
- a CDS encoding ATP-binding protein, translating into MSGSRPGFRPSGVGVALLAFSVTRLLVAQTATTEAGTFVAASLFPLSAGLGLTLFGIAISVGGVSRGYARSVWRWTVLGTFAMLLVVVASGLHVILLGDRLGALWSDSGVLVANVLLGGAILGAFVGDRSARHWNTNERLVQYAERSMLVNRLLRHEIRNVLAIVNGYVATSDNDQEETTRAIRESTEEIEQTIEHAGEFAATTGEIFAVEIGDAIESVLDVLPEDADVSVAGSIPDGVLVRADDRLDLLVAELLENALQHAGPDPSVDLDVEVGHRTVELTVTDDGPGLPEPAESVLASRSLPEYDDPSLGYGLQMVRLLVEQYDGAIEADYADGTALTVTLQRTRERSTPALARGVPTVDLHRAGFAAVAAGIVMGLFVDQVAGLMPVVGSLYGVSSPVLGWVAHIFHSVLFGILFAAGCMLPRIREVAASQRGLFALGIGWGLLLWVFAAGIVMPIWLLAVGTSATIPHFSAIDLVAHVLWGAILGGLYARLPAETLLPT
- a CDS encoding ABC transporter ATP-binding protein, which encodes MAAGSLPDEDDPFEEQRERVENPMKRLFLVYGRPNISYLVVGILSSIGARLLDLLPPILLGFAIDAIFRQDKSFAAIWLVPDAWIPASQEGQLWLTVGIIGGAFAVGALFHWTRNWGFNAFAQNIQHEIRTDTYDAMQRLDMDFFADKQTGELLSILSNDVNRLERFLNDGINSLFRLSVMVLGIAGVLFYFNWQLALVALLPVPLIALFTYIFIRTIQPKYKEVRSTVGAVNSRLENNLGGISVIKASTTESYESERVDEVSMDYFDANWDAIDTRIKFFPGLRVLAGIGFVTTFLVGGLWVLSEPGDAPWIFTEPISVGEFVTFILLTQRFIWPMAQFGQIINMYQRARASSARVFGLMDERGRVEESLDAKELEVSEGAVEYDDVSFSYGEPAADTADAGATDGDAVDDSTPEQILDSVDFEVEGGETVALVGPTGAGKSTVLKLLLRLYDVDQGAIRIDGTDVRNVTLPSLRRQLAYVQQDTYLFYGSVEDNIRYGSFDAPREEVVEAAKAAEAHEFIQNLPDGYDTEVGERGVKLSGGQRQRIAIARAVLKDPKILVLDEATSDVDTETEMLIQRSLDDLTAERTTFAIAHRLSTIKDADQILVFEGGQIVERGTHEDLLSRDGLYAHLWAVQAGEIDELPDSFVERAAERRARTEVEIESEDDD
- a CDS encoding DUF192 domain-containing protein; translation: MQRRAGIVLAIGVALIVGLLAAGVTLYESEDTTSGNVVLYDGDERIATINASVADEFQEQYVGLGDHDDLADDEGMLFVYEHPANRTFVMRSMAFGIDIIYVDSEGCITSVNPAPEPGPDENGEDQEYPGYGQYVIEVPIGVASDAGVERGDPVRIEYGNTTVDGRGTDCFES